In Spirochaeta thermophila DSM 6578, the DNA window GGAGACCAGTGTGAGCACTGCGGCAAGCTGCTCGACCCCACCGAGCTCATCGATCCCCGGAGCGCCATCGACGGATCCACCCCTGTCCTCAGGGAGACGAAGCACCTCTACCTGGACCTCCCCGCCCTTCTCCCCAAGCTCAAGGCGTGGATGGAGAAGGCCTCGGTGGAGGGGCGGTGGGCCACCAATGCGATCCGCATGACCGAGAGCTGGATACGGGACGGCCTCCGGGAACGGTGTATCACCCGCGACCTCAAGTGGGGTGTGCCTGTGCCCAAGCCGGGTTACGAGAACAAGGTGTTCTACGTGTGGTTCGATGCGCCCATAGGCTACATCTCCATCACGGCCACCTACACCGACAGGTGGGAGGAGTGGTGGAAAAACCCCGATGAGGTGGAGCTCTACCAGTTCATAGGTAAGGACAACATCCCCTTCCACACCGTGATCTTCCCTTCCACCCTCCTCGGTACAGGGGAAGAGTGGACGCTGCTCAAGACCATGTCGTCCACCGAGTACCTCAACTACGAGAGCGGGAAGTTCTCCAAGAGCCGGGGGGTGGGGGTCTTCGGCAATGACGCGAAGGACACGGGGATACCGGCCGACGTGTGGCGGTTCTACCTCTTCTACAACAGACCCGAGACTTCCGACTACACCTTCACCTGGAAGGACTTCCAGGAGAAGGTGAACGGCGAGCTCATAGGGAACTTCGCCAACCTGGTGAACCGGACCCTCTCGTTCATCCATCGCTTCTACCAGGGAAGGATCCCCGAGGCCCCTACGGATACGGCCTTCTGGGGAAGGGTGAGGGAACTGGAGGAGAAGATCACCGAATATCTCGAGGGGGCTCAGTTGCGCGACGCCTTCAGGACCGTGTTCGCCCTCTCCGACCTGGGGAACAAGGCCTTCCAGGCTGGCGAACCTTGGAAGACGCGTACAGAAAACCCTGAGGAGGCGGAGAAACTCCTCAGGCACCTCGCCTACCTCGTGCGCGACCTGGCCATCCTGGTGGAGCCCTATCTCCCTGCCACCTCCCGCCGCATACTCGAGTTCCTGGGCAATCCGCCGGCGACGTGGGCTCAACTCGGGAGACTTGAGGGGCTCTCCGAGGTGCGCAAGCCCGAGATCCTCTTCGAGCGGCTCGAGGACGACCGGGTGGAGGCCCTCCGTATACGGTTCTCCGGCACCCAGGCCGAACGCGAGGAGAGCTCCCGGCCCCGTTCCGAGGATGTCTTTCGTGACAAGGTCCGTTTGGTGGTGGCGAAGATCACCGAGGTGAGGCGGCATCCGAATGCCGAGAAGCTCTACATAGAGAAGATCGACCTGGGCGGGAGGGAATCGCAGATCGTGTCCGGATTGGTCCCCTACTACAAGGAGGAGGAGCTCCTCGGCCGGCATGTGATCGTGGTGGAGAATCTCAAACCGGCGAAGCTCCGAGGCGAGATGAGCCATGGGATGCTCCTCGCCGCCGAGGCCGAGGGCTCGGTGGAGGTGCTCTTCGCCGACCATGCGGCTCCTGGTACGAGGGTGGCGCTCAAGGGCGACGATCCCACCTCCTATGGGGAGGCGGGCGAGATCACCATCGACGAGTTCTTCAGTGTGCCCATCACGGTGAAGGGGGGAGTGGTGAGAGTAGGGGAGACGCCACTTGTGGCAGATGGTCGGGAGATCACCACCTCCTCGGTGAAGGAAGGGAAGGTGGGATAGCCCGTGAGGCGTGTGAGGCTCGAGGAACTCGAGGGGGCCTCCCTCCTCCAGAGTGGTTTCTGGGGCGCGCTCAAGCAGGCCTTTGGATGGCGGGCGTGGGGCTTCGAGGGCGAAGGTGGACAGGTCCTCGTGCTCACGCGACGCCTTCCCGGCGGGATGGATCTCGCCTATCTTCCTCATCCGTGGGAAGCTGTGGAGACGAGGCTCCGTACGGGAGGCTGGATGGTGGCCCGGCTTCGCGAGATCGCCTCACTCATGGAGCGGAAGCCGCTCTTCTTCCGGGTGGACCTCCCGTGGGAGGAGGGGCCTCCACGGGGAGTGCTCAGGAAGGCGCCCACCGATATTCAGCCACCCTCCACGGTGCTCATCGACCTGCGTTTTTCCGATGAGGAACTCCTCTCCTCTATGCACCACAAGACCCGATACAACCTCAGGCTCGCGCAGAAGAAAGGGGTGGTGGTACGGGAGGAGGGAGAGGAGGCACTCCCCCTCTGGTACCGCATGTACGAGGAGACCGCTCGGCGTGATCGCATCGCCATCCACTCCTTCGAGTACTACGCCCACCTCTTCCGTCTCGCCCGAACCTGGGAGGGGCCGAAGCCTCGTGTGGTGCTCTTCATGGCCTACCACGGGGGCGAGCCGCTCGCGGGCAACATCGTGGCCCTCTATCGTGACCGAGCGGTCTATCTTTATGGAGCGAGCCGTTCCCAGAAGCGCAACCTCATGCCCACCTACCTCCTCCAGTGGGAGGCTATGCAGTGGGCCAGAGGGGAGGGGGCGGTGGACTACGACCTCTACGGCATACCTCCCAGGCCCGACCCTTCGCACCCCATGTACGGGCTCTACCGGTTTAAGACCGGGTTCGGGGGACGGATCGTCCACAGGGCCGGGTGCTGGGACCTCCCTCTCTCCCCGCTCTATGGGCTCTATCGAACGGCCGAACGTGTGCGTGATGTCTACTATAAACGTGTGAGGAAGCTGTTCCGAAGGTGAATGCGCGGCCATGAGATTCGTGAAGGCTCTACTCCTCATGCTTGTGTGCCTCTCCTCACTCTCAGCCCTCACCCTCTCACTCAAGGTCTTTCCTCAGGATGCCCTCCTGCTCGAAGACGGGAGACCCCTCACACCCACCGGCAGGAAGGACACTGTGGCCTACTACTGGTTGCCGGCCGGTGACCACCTGCTCGAGTTGTGGGCCCCCGGGTATCTCTCCAAGTTCCTCCACCTCTCTCTCTCGAAGTCGGTCTTCATAGAGGAGAAGCTCGAGCGGAAGGACTCCCGCCTCCGACTCGTGGGGGAGTTCCCCACGGGCTGCCAGCCCAAGGGTATCTCCTTCTCTCCAGATGGACGATTCTTCTATGTGACCCTGCTCGACGGTGAGGGGGTGGAGATCTTTTCCGCCGATCCTCCGGCCTACGTGGGGAGGGCGAGTCCGCCCCCGTACTTTGCCGGACAGAGGGGTTTCGTGGAGGGGTACATCCTGCACGGCATCCTCTGGGTCTCGCAGATGACCACGAACCGGGTGCACGCCTTTTCCCTGGATGGCAGCTATCTCTTCACCTCGGATCGGGTGGGCGTCTGGCCCAAGGTGATCGCAGGCACGCACCGCGGAGATCTCCTCTTCGTCTCCAACTGGGAATCGAACGACATCGCCTTCCTCGATCCGCTCTCGGGGCGGGTGGTGGGACGGGTCCCCGTGTCCGCCACGCCGAGGGGGCTTGCGGTCACGCCTGACGACAGGTTTCTCTACGTGTGCAACTATGACACCGGCGTGCTGGAGAAGATAGACATCCCTCACCAGCGGGTGGTGAAGGTGATCGACTGGGAGTTTGGGGCCAAGCGCCACGCAGTCATGGACAGGCAAGGCAGGTTCCTCTATCTCTCCGACATGTATCTGGGTACCATCACCAAGTTCGACCTTGGATCCGAGGCGCCTGTGAATGAGCGTTACATCGGTCCCAAGCTCAATACCATCGCTCTCTCGCCCGATGACAGGTACCTCTTCGTCTCCTCGAGGGGCCACAACAACCCCGAGACCTACCTCAAGAAGGGACCCGATCACGGGAAGGTCTTCGTCCTCGATACGAGGACGCTCGAGGTGGTGGATTGGGTATGGGGAAGGAACCAGCCCACAGGGCTCGCCGTTTCGCCGGACGGGCGGTACCTGGTGTTCTCCGACTTCCTGGACCACAACATAGAGGTCTACGACATCTCGAGGCTCCGGGCGGAGTGAGGCGCGCCTCTGCGCCAGCCGGCTATAGCCGCCGGACGAGGTCTCGGAAGACCTCTCCTCGGTGGAACTCGTGTCTGAACATCTCGAAGGAGGCGGCTCCGGGGGAGAAGAGCACCACTTCGCCGGATGAAGCCCTGTGGTGAGCCTCGGCGAGGGCCTCTTCAAGGCTCCGATAGGGGCCCAGATAGGAGATGCCGGACTCTTCGAGGAGGGGGAGGAGGCGTCTGGTGGCGCTCCCTTCCAGGAGGTAGACCGTGACCGGCTTGTCTGCGAGTCCTCGGTAGGGGGAGAGATCGAGGTTCTTGTCGGTGCCGCCGGTGATGAGGTGGACGGGACACTCGAAAGCGGAGACCGCAGCGAGGACGGCGTCGGGTATGGTGGCGGCCGAGTCGTTGTAGAAGGCGACTCCTCCTTTCTCCCGTACGAGCTCGAGCCTGTGGGGAATACCGGGGAAGGAGGAGAGCCGGGTACGGATGAGCGCAGGGTCTGTGCCGAAGGTGTACGCCATGGCCCCGGCGAGGAGGAGGTTGAGCCGGTTGTGAGCGCCCGGCACCAGGAGGCGTTCGGGGAGGAGGGGGATCTCCTTCCCGTGGTCGAGGAAGAGGCCCTCCTGCTCGGTGAGGAAGGCGGCGCGAGGGGGTGGGGAGGTCGGCCGCTCCTCGAAGAAGGGGAGAGCCGTCGCCGGGGTGTTGGCGGCCATCCACCTGCCCCAGGGATCGAAGGCGGGGTAGAGGAAGGTCTGCGAGGGATCCTGGGTTGCGGTGATCCAGAACTTGTCCTCCACGTAGGCTTCCATGGATGCGTAGGCGTTCTGGTGGTCGGGGTAGATGTTGGTGAGGGCCGCCACCTGTGGGGTGAAGGAGATCCTTCCGCCCAGGTCGCCGAGTTGCCAGGAGGAGAGTTCGAGGACCACGGGGGTCTCCTCGGAGAGTTCGCGGAGGAAGGTGAGGGGGCTCGTGGTGATGTTGCCCCCGAGCCTCGCACCCGGGAAGGCGGCCGAGAGGATGTGGTGGAGGGCCGAGGCCGTGGTGGACTTGCCCTTGCTCCCGGTGACCGCCAGGATGGGGGAGCGGCAGGCCTTCAGGAAGAGGGAGATGTCGGTCTCCACGTGGCGGGCGAGGGAGAGGAATCGGGAGGTTCGGGGGACCGCAGGGTTCTTGATCACCACATCGGCCTCGAGGAAGTCCTCCTCCCGGTGGGTGCCGAGGACGTAGCGTATGTCGTATCCCGCGAGGGCCTCGAGGGAGGGGGCGAGTTCCTCCTCCGTGCGCAGATCGGTCACGGTCACGATCGCCCCCTCCTCCACACAGAACCTGGCGGCGGCCGCCCCCCCTCCGTGGGCGCCGAGGCCCATCACGAGGACCTTCTTGCCTCCGAGCAGGCTACGCATGTCGCTGTACATCGAGTCTGTACTCCCTCATCTGGTGTTCGTTGAGGTATCGGGCGATGCTGATCCCCTCCCATTGGGCGATCATCTCCCGGGGCACGGTGCTCCGTATCTCCTTGACCAGGGGGAGGTCGGGCGAGAACTTCTCCTTCCGGAGCACCTCGAGTATCTCGTCGACGTACGGTTCCAGGATACGCTGAGCGCGGTAGAGGAACGGCAGGTAGGTCTTGCGGGATGCGGGATCGTAGGAGGGGGGCATGAGGCATATGGATCGGTACTTGCAGGTGAGGGGGTAGTAGGGGTAGGTCCTGGCCCCTTCGGGCAGGAAGACGCTGGAGAAGAATTTGGAGAGGTCACGATCGAGCCAGATGCCCTGCACGAAGTAGCCCCGCCCCATCTCCCCTATCCATGTGCGGGAGATCACCTGCCGTATGAGAAAGCCGCGGGGCCTGCCCTCTTCGGTATGGAGGTCTTCGAGCGGGATGAGGTCGGCCTCGAGCATGAGCTTTCTCGTACGGTAGGAGGGCGTGGTGTCGTTGGTTCCCTGTTCCACCAGGGTGTGGTCGTGAGGGTGGTACGAGAGGTCGATCCTGAGGAGGTAGAGGTAGAGGGCTTCCCCCATGCGGTAGAGACGGAAGAAGGCGGGCCTCAGGATGCTCGCAGGATCGAAGAGGTGGGTGAGGCCGTGGAAGAGACCCGGGCAGATGCCTACGAGCTCCCGGACCACCGGGAGAAGGTGCCTGAGGTACTCCCGTGAGGGACGTGTCTCCCGTATGTCGTGGTGTACCGGCAGGTGGGGTACCGAGAACTCGCGGGGGAGGAGGAGGAAGAAGTCCTCGTTCTGGGTGAAGTGACGCGAGACGGGGGGGAAGGCCTCGGAGGCCGAGGCGAGGACTGCGTTGATCTCGGGATCGCTCCAGGTGAGCGGGAGAACCTGGGTCGCTACTTCCATCCTTACCGAAGTTATACTCCATGGCGGGGCTCATTTCAAGGAACCATTTTGAGAGCGGGAAGGAGGCTCTATACGTACGGAGGTACTGCGAGATAGAGGTCTGGGGATTCTTTTTTGTTTCTTTTGTGGTAGAATGAGACGCACAGATAAGGAGGTATATAGAGGTATGATTTCGAAATTGCAGTGGTGAAGTCCGCAATAGGGAGGTGCAACATGCCGCTTACGTACATAAAATTCGAAAATTTCACCGCTTTCTCCTTTCTGGAGCTCAACTTGAGTCCCGGGATTAATGTCTTCGTAGGCACGAACGGAACAGGAAAAACCCATTTGATCAAGGCCGCTTATGCCGCATGTGATATCAGTAAGACAAAAGACAATTTTGCAGATAAGCTCATTCGCACGTTTCTTCCTTCCGGGAGGATGCTCAGAAGATTGGTAAAACGGCAGCAAGG includes these proteins:
- the metG gene encoding methionine--tRNA ligase codes for the protein MKKKRLITSALPYVNNVPHLGNLIQVLSADVFARYCRSAGYETLYVCGTDEYGTATETRALEEGISPKELCDRFHAIHTEIYEWFEIQFDKWGRTSTPEHTRITQDIFLKLDRNGYIKERTIQQLYSEKSDMFLADRYVRGTCPHCGYEDARGDQCEHCGKLLDPTELIDPRSAIDGSTPVLRETKHLYLDLPALLPKLKAWMEKASVEGRWATNAIRMTESWIRDGLRERCITRDLKWGVPVPKPGYENKVFYVWFDAPIGYISITATYTDRWEEWWKNPDEVELYQFIGKDNIPFHTVIFPSTLLGTGEEWTLLKTMSSTEYLNYESGKFSKSRGVGVFGNDAKDTGIPADVWRFYLFYNRPETSDYTFTWKDFQEKVNGELIGNFANLVNRTLSFIHRFYQGRIPEAPTDTAFWGRVRELEEKITEYLEGAQLRDAFRTVFALSDLGNKAFQAGEPWKTRTENPEEAEKLLRHLAYLVRDLAILVEPYLPATSRRILEFLGNPPATWAQLGRLEGLSEVRKPEILFERLEDDRVEALRIRFSGTQAEREESSRPRSEDVFRDKVRLVVAKITEVRRHPNAEKLYIEKIDLGGRESQIVSGLVPYYKEEELLGRHVIVVENLKPAKLRGEMSHGMLLAAEAEGSVEVLFADHAAPGTRVALKGDDPTSYGEAGEITIDEFFSVPITVKGGVVRVGETPLVADGREITTSSVKEGKVG
- a CDS encoding lipid II:glycine glycyltransferase FemX; translation: MRRVRLEELEGASLLQSGFWGALKQAFGWRAWGFEGEGGQVLVLTRRLPGGMDLAYLPHPWEAVETRLRTGGWMVARLREIASLMERKPLFFRVDLPWEEGPPRGVLRKAPTDIQPPSTVLIDLRFSDEELLSSMHHKTRYNLRLAQKKGVVVREEGEEALPLWYRMYEETARRDRIAIHSFEYYAHLFRLARTWEGPKPRVVLFMAYHGGEPLAGNIVALYRDRAVYLYGASRSQKRNLMPTYLLQWEAMQWARGEGAVDYDLYGIPPRPDPSHPMYGLYRFKTGFGGRIVHRAGCWDLPLSPLYGLYRTAERVRDVYYKRVRKLFRR
- a CDS encoding YncE family protein, with product MRFVKALLLMLVCLSSLSALTLSLKVFPQDALLLEDGRPLTPTGRKDTVAYYWLPAGDHLLELWAPGYLSKFLHLSLSKSVFIEEKLERKDSRLRLVGEFPTGCQPKGISFSPDGRFFYVTLLDGEGVEIFSADPPAYVGRASPPPYFAGQRGFVEGYILHGILWVSQMTTNRVHAFSLDGSYLFTSDRVGVWPKVIAGTHRGDLLFVSNWESNDIAFLDPLSGRVVGRVPVSATPRGLAVTPDDRFLYVCNYDTGVLEKIDIPHQRVVKVIDWEFGAKRHAVMDRQGRFLYLSDMYLGTITKFDLGSEAPVNERYIGPKLNTIALSPDDRYLFVSSRGHNNPETYLKKGPDHGKVFVLDTRTLEVVDWVWGRNQPTGLAVSPDGRYLVFSDFLDHNIEVYDISRLRAE
- the murD gene encoding UDP-N-acetylmuramoyl-L-alanine--D-glutamate ligase codes for the protein MYSDMRSLLGGKKVLVMGLGAHGGGAAAARFCVEEGAIVTVTDLRTEEELAPSLEALAGYDIRYVLGTHREEDFLEADVVIKNPAVPRTSRFLSLARHVETDISLFLKACRSPILAVTGSKGKSTTASALHHILSAAFPGARLGGNITTSPLTFLRELSEETPVVLELSSWQLGDLGGRISFTPQVAALTNIYPDHQNAYASMEAYVEDKFWITATQDPSQTFLYPAFDPWGRWMAANTPATALPFFEERPTSPPPRAAFLTEQEGLFLDHGKEIPLLPERLLVPGAHNRLNLLLAGAMAYTFGTDPALIRTRLSSFPGIPHRLELVREKGGVAFYNDSAATIPDAVLAAVSAFECPVHLITGGTDKNLDLSPYRGLADKPVTVYLLEGSATRRLLPLLEESGISYLGPYRSLEEALAEAHHRASSGEVVLFSPGAASFEMFRHEFHRGEVFRDLVRRL